The following coding sequences are from one Ornithorhynchus anatinus isolate Pmale09 chromosome 11, mOrnAna1.pri.v4, whole genome shotgun sequence window:
- the TMEM213 gene encoding transmembrane protein 213, producing MTPYPRTTGGPTALILLLTPALLWTVCAAGAPSNSSTAPTHIHLDGNPAQCPGADFCIKVSRCCQLGVDEQGWVAAAVGWSLWFITLILLCVDKLVKLPADEPKDLQA from the exons ATGACCCCCTACCCCAGAACGACCGGCGGGCCGACGGCCCTGATCCTGCTCCTGACCCCGGCTCTTCTCTGGACCGTCTGCGCCGCAG GAGCGCCCAGCAACTCCTCCACCGCTCCCACCCACATCCACCTCGACGGGAACCCGGCCCAGTGCCCCG GGGCTGATTTCTGCATCAAGGTGTCGCGGTGCTGCCAGCTGGGCGTGGACGAACAGGGCTGGGTGGCAGCCGCCGTGGGCTGGAGCCTCTGGTTCATCACGCTCATCCTGCTCTGCGTCGACAAGCTCGTGAAGTTGCCCGCAGATGAGCCCAAGGACCTGCAGGCCTGA